A genome region from Populus alba chromosome 5, ASM523922v2, whole genome shotgun sequence includes the following:
- the LOC118034998 gene encoding cuscuta receptor 1 isoform X2 has product MKIRQMWVWMLLMALSFVNDRSHCCVEEERVSLLEIKAWFNHAGAPGSYQLEGWDKEHFNCCNWLWVVCDNTTNRVIELHLSGVNYDYPNAVEVDLDLNASLFLPFKELEILDLRDNQLVGGFKNQGLRKLETLNLEYTDFKESILIESLGALSCLEKVFLDYSSLPASFLRSIGPLSTLKVLSLAGVDFNSTLPPQGWCELKNLEQLCLSGNNLKGVLPPCLGNLSSLQVLDVSYNQLEGNIAFSHLSHLTQLEYLEVSNNYFQVPISFGSFMNLSNLKFFACDNNELIAAPSFQPLDPKFQLRAFSASNCTPKPLKAGFPNFLQSQHDLMFVDLSHNKFVGEPFPSWLFENNKKLNQLYLRDTSFTGSPLQLPQHPTPNLQTIDMTGNSIHGQIARNICSIFPSLKNFMMANNSLTGCIPPCFGNMSSLTYLDLSNNHMSCELLEHNLPTSLWFLKLSNNNFKGRLPLSVLNMTGLHYLFLDGNIFAGQVSGTFSLASSFMWFDISNNLLSGMLPRGIGNSSISLQGIDLSRNHFEGTIPIEYFNSSGLEFLDLSENNLSGSLPLGFHASDLRYVHLYRNQLSGPLAYDFYNLSSLVTLDLDDNNLTGPIPNWIDSLSELSIFVLKSNQFNGILPHQLCLLRKLSILDLSENNFSGLLPSCLSNLNFTASDEKTWVYTSTKSEDDGIRKDIFGNVAFYLDTKYLSPEISVKISVELTLKKIFYTYEGDNLRYLSAVDLSCNRFTGEIPTEWGKLSGIYSLNLSQNNLTGLIPSSFSNLKKIEGLDLSHNNLNGRIPAQLVELTFLAVFNVSYNNLSGRTPEMKNQFGTFDESSYKGNPLLCGPPLQNSCDKTESPSVRVPNDFNGDGGFIEMDIFYASFGACYITVVLTIAAVLCIYPHWRRRWFYFIEECIDTCCCFLAINFPKLSRFRT; this is encoded by the exons ATGAAGATTAGGCAAATGTGGGTGTGGATGCTGCTCATGGCACTGTCCTTCGTCAACGACCGGAGCCATTGTTGTGTGGAGGAAGAGAGAGTTAGTCTCTTAGAGATAAAAGCTTGGTTCAATCATGCAGGTGCACCTGGGTCATATCAGCTAGAAGGTTGGGATAAAGAGCATTTTAATTGCTGTAACTGGCTTTGGGTTGTGTGTGACAACACCACAAACCGAGTGATCGAACTACATCTTTCAGGTGTAAATTATGATTATCCCAATGCAGTCGAAGTCGACTTGGATCTCAATGCGTCTTTGTTTCTGCCTTTCAAAGAACTGGAGATTCTCGACTTAAGAGACAACCAATTAGTTGGTGGCTTCAAGAACCAAG GTTTAAGGAAATTAGAAACGTTGAATCTAGAATACACTGACTTCAAGGAAAGCATTTTGATAGAGTCATTGGGAGCGTTGTCATGCCTTGAAAAAGTGTTCCTCGATTATTCTTCACTCCCAGCAAGCTTTCTTAGGAGCATTGGACCCTTGTCTACTCTTAAAGTCCTATCCTTGGCCGGAGTTGACTTCAATAGCACCCTACCTCCTCAAG GCTGGTGTGAGCTGAAGAATCTTGAACAGCTATGTCTCTCCGGAAACAATCTAAAAGGCGTACTCCCTCCTTGTTTGGGAAATCTATCATCTCTACAAGTCTTGGATGTATCCTATAACCAATTGGAGGGAAATATTGCCTTTAGTCACCTTTCCCATCTTACGCAGCTTGAATACCTCGAAGTTTCAAATAACTACTTTCAAGTTCCAATATCATTTGGTTCATTTATGAACCTCTCCAACCTCAAGTTCTTTGCATGCGATAACAATGAGCTAATAGCTGCACCCAGTTTTCAGCCTTTAGATCCAAAGTTCCAGCTTCGTGCTTTTAGTGCTTCAAACTGTACTCCAAAACCACTCAAAGCTGGATTTCCAAACTTCCTCCAGAGCCAACATGATTTGATGTTTGTTGATCTATCCCACAACAAATTCGTTGGAGAACCTTTCCCATCTTGGCTGTTtgagaataataaaaagttaaatcaaCTATATTTGAGAGACACCTCATTTACAGGTAGTCCTTTGCAGCTGCCACAACATCCAACACCCAACCTTCAGACAATAGATATGACTGGCAACAGCATACATGGTCAAATTGCAAGGAACATATGTTCGATTTTTCCAAGTTTGAAGAACTTCATGATGGCTAACAACAGCCTCACAGGTTGTATTCCTCCTTGTTTTGGGAATATGAGCTCTCTCACATACTTGGATCTTTCCAACAATCACATGTCTTGTGAACTGCTTGAGCATAATTTGCCAACCTCGTTGTGGTTTTTAAAGCTGTCCAATAACAATTTCAAAGGGCGATTACCACTCTCTGTGCTCAACATGACTGGCCTACATTACCTCTTTCTCGATGGAAACATATTTGCAGGACAAGTATCGGGTACCTTTTCTCTTGCATCATCATTTATGTGGTTTGATATCAGTAACAATCTTTTGTCCGGCATGCTTCCAAGGGGAATTGGGAACTCTTCAATATCCTTGCAGGGAATTGACTTGTCCAGAAATCATTTTGAAGGTACCATTCCAATAGAATATTTCAATTCGTCTGGGCTTGAATTTTTAGATCTTTCTGAAAACAATCTGTCTGGGTCTTTGCCGTTGGGCTTCCATGCATCAGATTTACGCTATGTCCACCTTTACAGGAATCAATTGAGCGGTCCACTGgcatatgatttttataatctCTCTTCGTTGGTGACATTAGATCTCGACGATAACAACTTAACTGGGCCCATTCCAAATTGGATTGATAGCCTTTCGGAATTGAGCATTTTTGTTCTCAaatctaatcaatttaatgGTATACTTCCTCATCAGTTATGCTTGTTAAGGAAATTAAGCATATTGGATCtttcagaaaataatttttctggtTTGTTACCTTCATGTTTgagcaatttaaattttacgGCATCGGATGAAAAAACTTGGGTTTACACTTCTACGAAGTCAGAAGATGATGGAATCCGGAAAGATATTTTTGGGAACGTGGCTTTTTATCTTGATACCAAATATTTGTCGCCAGAAATAAGTGTAAAAATATCTGTAGAGCttacattaaagaaaattttcTACACTTACGAAGGCGATAACCTTCGTTACTTGTCTGCTGTGGATCTCTCTTGTAACAGATTCACTGGAGAAATCCCGACAGAATGGGGAAAATTAAGTGGGATATATTCTCTAAATCTGTCACAAAATAATCTCACTGGATTGATCCCTTCATCTTTCTCCAACCTGAAGAAGATAGAGGGCTTGGATCTTTCTCACAACAACTTGAATGGGAGAATTCCTGCACAACTCGTTGAACTGACCTTTCTAGCTGTTTTCAACGTGTCGTACAATAATTTGTCAGGAAGAACACCGGAGatgaaaaatcaatttggtACCTTTGATGAAAGCAGTTATAAAGGGAATCCTCTTCTTTGTGGACCTCCATTACAAAATAGTTGCGACAAAACAGAATCACCATCCGTGAGAGTGCCTAACGATTTCAATGGAGATGGTGGCTTCATAGAAATGGACATTTTCTATGCCAGCTTTGGTGCGTGTTACATAACTGTGGTGTTGACAATTGCAGCAGTACTGTGCATATATCCGCATTGGCGACGCAGATGGTTTTACTTCATTGAAGAATGCATTGACACTTGCTGCTGCTTTTTGGCTATAAACTTTCCCAAGTTGTCCAGATTCAGAACGTGA
- the LOC118034998 gene encoding cuscuta receptor 1 isoform X1 — translation MKIRQMWVWMLLMALSFVNDRSHCCVEEERVSLLEIKAWFNHAGAPGSYQLEGWDKEHFNCCNWLWVVCDNTTNRVIELHLSGVNYDYPNAVEVDLDLNASLFLPFKELEILDLRDNQLVGGFKNQVPASGLRNLKELDLSYNKLNNNVLSSLGGFSTLKSLDLSNNRFTGSTGLNGLRKLETLNLEYTDFKESILIESLGALSCLEKVFLDYSSLPASFLRSIGPLSTLKVLSLAGVDFNSTLPPQGWCELKNLEQLCLSGNNLKGVLPPCLGNLSSLQVLDVSYNQLEGNIAFSHLSHLTQLEYLEVSNNYFQVPISFGSFMNLSNLKFFACDNNELIAAPSFQPLDPKFQLRAFSASNCTPKPLKAGFPNFLQSQHDLMFVDLSHNKFVGEPFPSWLFENNKKLNQLYLRDTSFTGSPLQLPQHPTPNLQTIDMTGNSIHGQIARNICSIFPSLKNFMMANNSLTGCIPPCFGNMSSLTYLDLSNNHMSCELLEHNLPTSLWFLKLSNNNFKGRLPLSVLNMTGLHYLFLDGNIFAGQVSGTFSLASSFMWFDISNNLLSGMLPRGIGNSSISLQGIDLSRNHFEGTIPIEYFNSSGLEFLDLSENNLSGSLPLGFHASDLRYVHLYRNQLSGPLAYDFYNLSSLVTLDLDDNNLTGPIPNWIDSLSELSIFVLKSNQFNGILPHQLCLLRKLSILDLSENNFSGLLPSCLSNLNFTASDEKTWVYTSTKSEDDGIRKDIFGNVAFYLDTKYLSPEISVKISVELTLKKIFYTYEGDNLRYLSAVDLSCNRFTGEIPTEWGKLSGIYSLNLSQNNLTGLIPSSFSNLKKIEGLDLSHNNLNGRIPAQLVELTFLAVFNVSYNNLSGRTPEMKNQFGTFDESSYKGNPLLCGPPLQNSCDKTESPSVRVPNDFNGDGGFIEMDIFYASFGACYITVVLTIAAVLCIYPHWRRRWFYFIEECIDTCCCFLAINFPKLSRFRT, via the exons ATGAAGATTAGGCAAATGTGGGTGTGGATGCTGCTCATGGCACTGTCCTTCGTCAACGACCGGAGCCATTGTTGTGTGGAGGAAGAGAGAGTTAGTCTCTTAGAGATAAAAGCTTGGTTCAATCATGCAGGTGCACCTGGGTCATATCAGCTAGAAGGTTGGGATAAAGAGCATTTTAATTGCTGTAACTGGCTTTGGGTTGTGTGTGACAACACCACAAACCGAGTGATCGAACTACATCTTTCAGGTGTAAATTATGATTATCCCAATGCAGTCGAAGTCGACTTGGATCTCAATGCGTCTTTGTTTCTGCCTTTCAAAGAACTGGAGATTCTCGACTTAAGAGACAACCAATTAGTTGGTGGCTTCAAGAACCAAG TCCCAGCATCAGGATTGAGGAATTTGAAGGAGCTTGATCTGAGTTACAATAAATTGAACAACAACGTTTTATCATCTCTCGGTGGATTTTCAACTCTGAAATCTCTAGATCTATCAAACAATAGGTTCACAGGATCAACTGGTCTCAATG GTTTAAGGAAATTAGAAACGTTGAATCTAGAATACACTGACTTCAAGGAAAGCATTTTGATAGAGTCATTGGGAGCGTTGTCATGCCTTGAAAAAGTGTTCCTCGATTATTCTTCACTCCCAGCAAGCTTTCTTAGGAGCATTGGACCCTTGTCTACTCTTAAAGTCCTATCCTTGGCCGGAGTTGACTTCAATAGCACCCTACCTCCTCAAG GCTGGTGTGAGCTGAAGAATCTTGAACAGCTATGTCTCTCCGGAAACAATCTAAAAGGCGTACTCCCTCCTTGTTTGGGAAATCTATCATCTCTACAAGTCTTGGATGTATCCTATAACCAATTGGAGGGAAATATTGCCTTTAGTCACCTTTCCCATCTTACGCAGCTTGAATACCTCGAAGTTTCAAATAACTACTTTCAAGTTCCAATATCATTTGGTTCATTTATGAACCTCTCCAACCTCAAGTTCTTTGCATGCGATAACAATGAGCTAATAGCTGCACCCAGTTTTCAGCCTTTAGATCCAAAGTTCCAGCTTCGTGCTTTTAGTGCTTCAAACTGTACTCCAAAACCACTCAAAGCTGGATTTCCAAACTTCCTCCAGAGCCAACATGATTTGATGTTTGTTGATCTATCCCACAACAAATTCGTTGGAGAACCTTTCCCATCTTGGCTGTTtgagaataataaaaagttaaatcaaCTATATTTGAGAGACACCTCATTTACAGGTAGTCCTTTGCAGCTGCCACAACATCCAACACCCAACCTTCAGACAATAGATATGACTGGCAACAGCATACATGGTCAAATTGCAAGGAACATATGTTCGATTTTTCCAAGTTTGAAGAACTTCATGATGGCTAACAACAGCCTCACAGGTTGTATTCCTCCTTGTTTTGGGAATATGAGCTCTCTCACATACTTGGATCTTTCCAACAATCACATGTCTTGTGAACTGCTTGAGCATAATTTGCCAACCTCGTTGTGGTTTTTAAAGCTGTCCAATAACAATTTCAAAGGGCGATTACCACTCTCTGTGCTCAACATGACTGGCCTACATTACCTCTTTCTCGATGGAAACATATTTGCAGGACAAGTATCGGGTACCTTTTCTCTTGCATCATCATTTATGTGGTTTGATATCAGTAACAATCTTTTGTCCGGCATGCTTCCAAGGGGAATTGGGAACTCTTCAATATCCTTGCAGGGAATTGACTTGTCCAGAAATCATTTTGAAGGTACCATTCCAATAGAATATTTCAATTCGTCTGGGCTTGAATTTTTAGATCTTTCTGAAAACAATCTGTCTGGGTCTTTGCCGTTGGGCTTCCATGCATCAGATTTACGCTATGTCCACCTTTACAGGAATCAATTGAGCGGTCCACTGgcatatgatttttataatctCTCTTCGTTGGTGACATTAGATCTCGACGATAACAACTTAACTGGGCCCATTCCAAATTGGATTGATAGCCTTTCGGAATTGAGCATTTTTGTTCTCAaatctaatcaatttaatgGTATACTTCCTCATCAGTTATGCTTGTTAAGGAAATTAAGCATATTGGATCtttcagaaaataatttttctggtTTGTTACCTTCATGTTTgagcaatttaaattttacgGCATCGGATGAAAAAACTTGGGTTTACACTTCTACGAAGTCAGAAGATGATGGAATCCGGAAAGATATTTTTGGGAACGTGGCTTTTTATCTTGATACCAAATATTTGTCGCCAGAAATAAGTGTAAAAATATCTGTAGAGCttacattaaagaaaattttcTACACTTACGAAGGCGATAACCTTCGTTACTTGTCTGCTGTGGATCTCTCTTGTAACAGATTCACTGGAGAAATCCCGACAGAATGGGGAAAATTAAGTGGGATATATTCTCTAAATCTGTCACAAAATAATCTCACTGGATTGATCCCTTCATCTTTCTCCAACCTGAAGAAGATAGAGGGCTTGGATCTTTCTCACAACAACTTGAATGGGAGAATTCCTGCACAACTCGTTGAACTGACCTTTCTAGCTGTTTTCAACGTGTCGTACAATAATTTGTCAGGAAGAACACCGGAGatgaaaaatcaatttggtACCTTTGATGAAAGCAGTTATAAAGGGAATCCTCTTCTTTGTGGACCTCCATTACAAAATAGTTGCGACAAAACAGAATCACCATCCGTGAGAGTGCCTAACGATTTCAATGGAGATGGTGGCTTCATAGAAATGGACATTTTCTATGCCAGCTTTGGTGCGTGTTACATAACTGTGGTGTTGACAATTGCAGCAGTACTGTGCATATATCCGCATTGGCGACGCAGATGGTTTTACTTCATTGAAGAATGCATTGACACTTGCTGCTGCTTTTTGGCTATAAACTTTCCCAAGTTGTCCAGATTCAGAACGTGA